From Bombus vancouverensis nearcticus chromosome 15, iyBomVanc1_principal, whole genome shotgun sequence, the proteins below share one genomic window:
- the mRpS26 gene encoding mitochondrial ribosomal protein S26, with translation MIRPSVALSINTLTVRNLNAYDHIISNGPHIQCVRWKRKPIWLPTAKSKLFRIPNRPVIPIEEYNELKRLHNNYKTLMKSIMSFFVEKHKEVQASLDTSIVQKNLQQDFEICCSINDKWNKEVAMIREERLARERKARQEEIAKRLQTKYERDLKLQMKIDEEIKKAKEEAQTFITSKNIDEAILNALENIIDHNIAIDRNGNFYKDKPKENELSTVSSSLS, from the exons ATGATACGACCCTCAGTGGCACTTAGCATCAATACACTGacagtaagaaatttaaatGCTTACGATCATATAATATCCAATGGACCCCATATTCAATGTGTAAGGTGGAAGAGAAAACCAATTTGGTTACCAACAGCAAAATCAAAGTTGTTTAGAATACCAAATAGACCAGTTATACCTATAGAGGAATATAATGAACTGAAACGTTTGCAtaataattacaaaacattaatgAAATCTATAAT GTCTTTCTTTGTTGAGAAACATAAGGAAGTACAAGCATCTTTGGATACGAGTATTGTACAAAAAAATTTGCAGCAAGATTTTGAAATATGTTGTTCTATAAATGATAAATGGAATAAAGAAGTGGCTATGATACGAGAGGAAAGATTAGCTCGAGAAAGGAAAGCTCGCCAAGAAGAAATTGCCAAGAGACTACAAACAAAGTATGAAAGAGATTTGAAATTACAAATGAAAATAGATGAAGAAATCAaaaaagcaaaagaagaagCTCAAACATTTATTACATCTAAAAATATTGATGAAGCTATCCTCAATGCACTAGAAAATATTATAGACCATAATATTGCAATTGATCGCAATGGTAACTTTTATAAAGACAAACCTAAAGAAAATGAATTATCTACTGTATCGAGTTCATTAAGTTAA
- the LOC117166203 gene encoding uncharacterized protein LOC117166203 produces the protein MNGNDISSLSYKELQALALRYRVPGNIKKKLLIKVLQAAKGGNENEVGRLLQDLKQNRKRKMRKVKVGKLGLTSTPLHSPDYGMADDYYCPQQQPPYQWVGAEEEITNRDDNNRIPHYEEFKQFLIKRIQREFQTYDTNNNQIQDSTIVDLRTATVSTDVQKVPLDVSNYSKSNVVPVNNVNSIYQPNDNVEYQTLEDTNSNVQGSILLKKMLQAPVGANLGEIASPVLGRFLSVEQYQSNNLLDNSDTLTAESDNQDNEEILENNTECYGLLSGIKGEYFLNEPTFVKSVEEIGQQISNVLTNENINQYKYPSTNIVMHQDYENWTITSDMDTVDNNCPTSDVQSSKIFQTMYCDNIGSDALNKPINDESLTCQYRMTETVHPYNSNQNLLNLNTLEENQYCDTNIIPHVQSDCNNTYYLQNLIKCSTETTGEYLQYTHSFSNANIDQEAYASTTSQTFSNNNHYNSNLPYEYSCSRNNEGTIPLYENIGQPEQNCNSIIQTESDVHRDVSNMTEKLQTNEILDPFYPKRITKMSSHSILENILNIISTKRIDLSKLDQTSCVYCYIAPIVTHTQVSSSVTCSQKERFVAEYRQHSFSPCWLLYNDTSSGMRMASLQTKVRETTDESRILYTSMSNSNSDLRESAADGAKSEIAGSEDSISEVWPNNYSNYETTTEKDVNICEDLKIEVSDCLFSVMNTEPLDK, from the exons atgaaCGGAAACGACATTTCAAGTTTATCGTACAAAGAATTACAAGCCTTAGCTCTCCGATATCGGGTACCAGGTAACATAAAG AAGAAATTACTGATTAAAGTGTTACAAGCCGCGAAAGGCGGAAATGAAAATGAAGTTGGCAGGCTCTTACAAGATCTTAAGCAGAATCGTAAGAGGAAAATGAGAAAAGTCAAAGTCGGGAAACTCGGGTTAACCTCCACACCATTACATAGTCCTGATTACGGTATGGCCGATGATTACTATTGTCCGCAACAGCAACCACCTTATCAGTGG GTGGGGGCAGAAGAAGAGATCACAAATAGAGATGATAACAACAGAATCCCTCATTATGAAGAGTTCAAACAgttcttaataaaaagaatacaAAGAGAATTTCAAACATATGATACAAATAATAATCAAATACAGGATTCAACTATAGTAGATCTAAGAACAGCAACAGTTTCAACTGATGTGCAAAAGGTTCCTTTAGATGTTAGTAACTATAGTAAATCTAATGTAGTTCCTGTTAACAATGTAAATTCAATATATCAACCAAATGATAATGTAGAATATCAAACATTAGAAGACACAAATAGTAATGTACAAGGATCTATACTTCTTAAAAAAATGTTACAAGCACCAGTTGGTGCAAATTTGGGAGAAATAGCTAGTCCTGTACTTGGCAGATTTTTGTCAGTAGAACAGTATCAGTCTAATAACTTATTAGATAATTCTGATACTTTAACTGCTGAATCAGATAATCAGGATAATGAAGAAATTTTGGAAAACAATACAGAATGTTATGGTCTTCTAAGTGGTATAAAgggagaatattttttaaatgaaccAACTTTTGTAAAAAGTGTTGAAGAAATTGGTCAACAAATTTCAAATGTCTtaacaaatgaaaatattaatcaaTATAAATACCCCAGTACAAATATTGTCATGCATCAAGATTATGAAAACTGGACTATTACTAGTGATATGGATACAGTAGATAACAACTGTCCAACATCAGATGTCCAATCATCAAAAATATTTCAGACTATGTATTGTGATAATATAGGATCTGATGCCTTAAACAAGCCTATAAATGATGAAAGCTTAACGTGTCAATATCGAATGACAGAAACTGTACATCCATACAATTCCAATcaaaatttattgaatttgaATACATTGGAAGAAAATCAGTATTGTGACACAAACATCATTCCTCATGTGCAATCTGACTGcaataatacatattatttacaaaatttgatTAAATGCAGTACAGAAACTACTGGAGAATATTTGCAGTATACACATTCCTTTTCAAATGCAAATATAGATCAAGAAGCTTATGCATCTACTACATCACAGACATTTTCTAACAATAATCACTATAACTCTAATCTACCATATGAATACTCTTGTTCGCGCAATAATGAAGGAACTATCCCATTATATGAAAATATAGGACAACCTGAACAAAATTGTAACTCTATAATACAAACAGAATCTGATGTTCATAGGGATGTATCTAATATGACAGAAAAGTTACAAACAAATG aaatattagatCCATTTTATCCGAAAAGAATCACTAAGATGTCTTCACAttctattttagaaaatattttgaatatcatTAGTACCAAGCgtatagatttatcgaaattagATCAGACATCTTGTGTATATTGTTACATAGCCCCTATTGTTACACATACGCAAGTTTCATCAAGTGTAACTTGCTCCCAAAAAGAGAGATTTGTTGCAGAATACAGACAACATTCCTTTTCTCCATGTTGGCTACTCTACAATGATACTTCGTCCGGAATGCGAATGGCTAGTTTACAAACTAAAGTTAGGGAAACTACGGACGAATCCCGGATATTATATACATCAATGTCAAATAGCAATTCTGATTTAAGAGAGTCAGCTGCGGATGGCGCGAAAAGTGAAATTGCGGGAAGTGAAGATTCAATTTCGGAAGTGTGGCCGAACAATTATTCGAATTATGAAACGACAACCGAAAAAGATGTAAATATATGCGAAGATTTAAAGATTGAAGTCTCAGATTGTTTATTTTCAGTGATGAATACTGAGCCATTAGATAAATAG